From the genome of Geobacter sp. SVR, one region includes:
- a CDS encoding transposase — MESQRNTPHKYDAEFKAEALKLVLEDNRTIREVESSLGITHGVLKGWLQKHRDQQNPAIARQGSAEAELKQLRKENEQLRREREILKKAVAIFSTDPHRYSGS, encoded by the coding sequence ATGGAGTCACAACGCAACACACCGCACAAGTACGATGCCGAGTTTAAAGCTGAAGCGTTGAAGCTGGTTCTAGAAGACAACCGCACCATCCGCGAAGTTGAAAGCAGCCTCGGGATCACCCATGGAGTTTTAAAAGGGTGGCTCCAGAAGCATCGTGACCAGCAAAATCCGGCCATTGCCAGGCAGGGATCTGCAGAAGCAGAGCTTAAGCAACTACGCAAAGAGAACGAACAACTCCGCCGGGAGCGTGAAATCCTAAAAAAAGCTGTGGCCATCTTCTCGACGGACCCACATCGTTATTCGGGTTCATAA
- a CDS encoding IS3 family transposase, with the protein MTEHRSEFGVKEMCRVLGVTRSWYYAHTAGRVTRRQREDQTLLPTIKSAFEDSESTYGAKRITNKLRQLGRRVGKNRIWRLMRENGLKVKTTRKFKITTNSDHKRPVADNLVKRQFSAAAPNRLWTGDITYIETAQGWLYLAVVLDVFSRRIVGWSMNKRMTDDLVIAALTNAIVRRRPSPGFIFHTDRGSQYCSKRFRAVVEKAAGIQSMSGTGCCYDNAITETFFSTLKRELIYHCSFTTRQEAQSRIFRYIEGFYNRKRIHSAIGYLSPDQFEQQELKVAA; encoded by the coding sequence ATAACCGAGCACCGCTCCGAATTCGGAGTGAAGGAGATGTGCCGAGTTCTGGGAGTGACTCGGAGTTGGTACTACGCTCATACGGCCGGCAGAGTAACGAGACGGCAGCGCGAAGACCAGACGTTGTTGCCAACAATTAAATCCGCCTTCGAAGATAGCGAAAGCACATATGGTGCGAAACGGATCACCAATAAACTACGCCAGCTAGGGCGGCGCGTCGGAAAAAACCGCATCTGGCGCCTGATGCGCGAAAACGGCCTTAAAGTCAAGACGACGCGGAAGTTCAAGATTACGACGAACTCAGATCACAAGCGTCCTGTAGCTGACAATCTGGTGAAGCGTCAATTCTCCGCTGCCGCTCCTAATCGGCTTTGGACCGGTGACATAACGTACATTGAGACGGCCCAGGGTTGGTTGTACTTGGCAGTGGTCCTTGACGTGTTCTCCCGCCGGATCGTGGGCTGGAGCATGAACAAACGCATGACAGACGATCTTGTTATAGCTGCTCTTACCAATGCGATAGTCAGGCGTCGGCCATCACCAGGATTTATTTTCCACACGGATCGAGGGTCACAGTATTGCAGCAAACGGTTTCGTGCCGTGGTCGAGAAAGCAGCTGGCATCCAAAGTATGAGCGGAACCGGGTGCTGCTATGACAATGCAATTACGGAAACCTTTTTCTCCACACTGAAGAGGGAGCTAATTTACCACTGCTCCTTCACGACCCGGCAAGAAGCACAGAGCCGGATATTTCGTTACATCGAAGGCTTTTACAACCGCAAGAGGATTCACTCTGCGATTGGCTATCTCTCTCCTGACCAATTTGAGCAGCAGGAGCTAAAGGTGGCAGCATAG
- a CDS encoding DNA-3-methyladenine glycosylase 2, which translates to MLLDTETCYTALQSRDTRFDGSFFVGVSSTGIYCRPVCRAITPKAKNCSFYPSAAAAEAAGFRPCLRCRPELAPGLAWVDAESRLARMAAQRMEADGLSDQSIADLAESLGVADRHLRRVFAREYGVPPVAWLQTRRLLAAKQLLTETTLPVMQVAMDAGFGSVRRLNAIFRQRYGLAPADFRKRNGDGQDTTESVTLSLAYRPPLAWGTLLRFLEMRAIPGVEQVEDAAYQRTVAVNHKGATLRGWIAVENKPERNQLAVRVSASLFPAVNQVLARVRFMFDLNCVPGEIEEKLGEMRAGGQKVFEPGLRLPGCFDPFEMTVRAILGQQITVKAARTLAKRMAAHLGEPLTTPFEELTVTFPTPARLCALEQPVEDQLGPLGVNGARARSIRALAEALQSGAIRLGPGADPEREMANLLRLPGIGPWTVQYLAMRALGWPDAFPHTDYGVKKALGNPSEKDMLALAQQWAPWRSYAAISLWNHLGHADGEVP; encoded by the coding sequence ATGCTGCTGGATACCGAAACATGCTATACCGCCCTGCAGTCCCGCGATACGCGCTTCGACGGCAGCTTTTTCGTGGGGGTCAGCTCCACCGGGATTTACTGTCGACCGGTCTGCCGGGCCATTACTCCCAAGGCGAAGAACTGTTCCTTTTATCCCAGCGCCGCTGCAGCGGAGGCGGCTGGCTTTCGCCCCTGCCTGCGCTGCCGGCCCGAGTTGGCTCCCGGGCTGGCGTGGGTGGATGCGGAATCGCGGTTGGCACGAATGGCGGCACAGCGGATGGAGGCGGATGGGCTGTCGGACCAGTCCATTGCCGATCTGGCGGAGTCGCTGGGAGTAGCCGACCGCCATCTGCGGCGGGTGTTTGCCCGCGAATACGGCGTGCCGCCGGTGGCTTGGCTGCAGACCCGGCGCCTGCTGGCAGCTAAACAGCTCCTGACCGAGACCACGCTGCCGGTCATGCAGGTGGCCATGGATGCCGGCTTCGGCAGCGTCAGGCGCCTGAACGCCATCTTCCGCCAGCGCTACGGTCTTGCCCCGGCCGACTTCCGCAAACGGAACGGTGACGGGCAGGACACGACTGAATCGGTGACGCTGTCACTGGCCTACCGGCCACCCCTGGCCTGGGGGACGCTGCTGCGATTCCTGGAGATGCGTGCCATACCGGGAGTGGAGCAGGTGGAGGATGCGGCCTACCAACGCACCGTGGCGGTCAACCACAAGGGCGCGACCCTGCGGGGCTGGATTGCGGTGGAGAACAAGCCGGAGCGCAACCAACTGGCGGTGCGGGTCTCGGCATCACTGTTCCCGGCTGTCAATCAGGTGCTGGCGCGGGTGCGGTTCATGTTCGATCTGAACTGCGTGCCGGGTGAGATCGAGGAAAAACTGGGGGAGATGAGGGCAGGGGGGCAGAAGGTGTTCGAGCCTGGCCTGCGACTGCCGGGCTGCTTCGACCCTTTCGAGATGACGGTGCGGGCCATCCTGGGACAGCAGATCACGGTCAAGGCTGCCCGGACCCTGGCCAAGCGCATGGCGGCCCATCTGGGCGAACCCCTGACTACTCCCTTCGAAGAGCTGACCGTGACCTTTCCGACCCCGGCTCGGCTCTGCGCCCTGGAACAGCCGGTAGAGGACCAACTGGGACCACTGGGGGTAAATGGCGCCCGCGCCCGCTCGATCCGGGCCCTGGCAGAGGCGCTGCAGTCCGGGGCGATCCGCCTGGGGCCGGGCGCGGACCCGGAGCGGGAGATGGCCAATCTGTTGCGGCTTCCGGGTATCGGCCCCTGGACCGTGCAGTATCTGGCCATGCGCGCCCTGGGCTGGCCGGATGCCTTTCCCCATACCGATTATGGAGTGAAAAAGGCGCTGGGAAATCCGTCGGAAAAGGATATGCTGGCTTTGGCCCAGCAGTGGGCGCCCTGGCGGTCCTACGCCGCGATCAGCTTGTGGAATCACCTGGGGCACGCCGATGGCGAGGTGCCATGA